In a single window of the Nakaseomyces glabratus chromosome B, complete sequence genome:
- the PIN2 gene encoding Pin2p (CAGL0B04477g~Ortholog(s) have cellular bud neck, fungal-type vacuole membrane, plasma membrane localization), producing the protein MIGRCQAEALFRRSSFTDGVIDTGKSFKSWDTCMHNKACKIIAIVGIVIASIVAVWLIGGLLSCFTRGVSGIGEFCCWCCNLCNKNPNEPNGYGNQNFNTVPNGKFVGSPPDVVYQPIHMPERAYNKFDAYAEYDPRKNSSKNTVYDESIELNDRYDLESQNLQGRSRKQTHLSPQRMPLTMETERFDGRDELSVYGGYHHRGQSTSDVSDISYEMEPFPPAQQSPSRRQHLSTNYNSSSNLVSGGRGSRSSHTSPVRQPVRAPYPADNDSYYEENVYRNNRY; encoded by the coding sequence ATGATAGGGCGGTGTCAAGCTGAGGCTTTGTTCAGGAGGTCGAGTTTTACAGATGGTGTTATTGATACGGGGAAGAGCTTCAAGAGTTGGGATACATGTATGCACAACAAGGCGTGCAAGATCATAGCCATCGTGGGAATAGTGATTGCTTCCATAGTGGCAGTATGGCTAATAGGTGGGCTACTATCGTGTTTCACTCGTGGTGTTAGTGGTATAGGTGAGTTTTGCTGTTGGTGCTGTAACCTGTGTAACAAGAACCCCAACGAACCCAACGGCTATGGGAATCAGAATTTTAACACGGTACCGAATGGGAAATTTGTAGGCAGTCCTCCAGATGTTGTATATCAGCCTATCCACATGCCAGAGAGAGCATACAATAAGTTTGATGCCTACGCTGAATATGATCCAAGAAAAAACAGCAGCAAAAACACTGTATATGATGAGAGCATTGAATTAAATGATAGGTACGATCTCGAGAGTCAGAACCTCCAAGGAAGAAGTAGAAAGCAAACACATTTATCTCCACAACGTATGCCTTTAACTATGGAAACGGAGCGCTTCGATGGTAGGGATGAACTGTCTGTCTATGGTGGCTATCATCATAGAGGGCAATCCACAAGCGATGTCTCAGATATAAGCTATGAGATGGAACCGTTCCCACCTGCACAACAGAGCCCTTCAAGAAGGCAACATCTATCCACTAATTACAACTCGAGCTCTAATCTTGTCAGTGGAGGTCGTGGCAGTCGTTCAAGTCACACATCACCAGTAAGACAACCTGTGCGAGCTCCATATCCAGCTGATAATGATAGTTATTATGAAGAAAATGTATATAGAAATAACAGATACTGA
- the POA1 gene encoding ADP-ribose 1''-phosphate phosphatase (CAGL0B04411g~Protein of unknown function) yields MSNIHYIKGNILKGRTYKRIIIHSCNANGAWGGGIAYQLAVKHPKAEEVYVDLCERFGQKLLGKCVVIPSYSDDDVLIGCLFTSIFGGASHGSGTSIVDYTDKALSHFDELLAKEQSKSDNANLDKEIEKLLKLKSGVLKDYKLEMPKINSGIFGVPWPETEEVLKKYDRSMNFTVYEL; encoded by the coding sequence ATGTCTAATATTCATTATATCAAGGGAAATATCTTGAAAGGACGAACTTACAAAAGGATCATAATACATTCCTGTAATGCAAATGGTGCATGGGGTGGAGGCATTGCTTACCAGTTAGCGGTGAAACATCCTAAGGCAGAAGAAGTGTACGTTGACTTATGCGAAAGATTTGGTCAGAAGTTACTTGGGAAATGTGTGGTGATACCCAGCTATAGCGATGATGATGTGCTTATTGGATGTTTATTTACATCAATATTTGGAGGTGCGAGCCATGGCAGCGGCACTAGTATAGTTGATTATACTGACAAGGCTCTATCACATTTTGATGAGTTGTTGGCAAAAGAACAGAGTAAATCTGATAACGCAAATCTtgataaagaaattgagaaaCTATTGAAACTGAAGAGCGGAGTACTTAAGGATTACAAGCTCGAGATGCCAAAAATCAATAGCGGTATATTTGGAGTCCCTTGGCCAGAAACCGAGGAAGTATTAAAGAAGTATGACAGATCTATGAATTTTACTGTGTATGAACTCTGA
- the FUR4 gene encoding uracil permease (CAGL0B04433g~Ortholog(s) have cytosol, nucleus localization) yields MNSHDADAFEGHATRRRSTVGHHQINSDDDDSDNYYNETGSGGSKRNLRNLFGSSKESDKDEAGDSNHVVTNLLDVTSVDVESFDEDEKLAKPKYKSRWQEIYYEYIIVDKSTIGTSLLDSFMYNHDLKPVEEERRVWSWFNFVYFWLAESFNINTWQIAATGLQMGLNWWQCWVSIWIGYSFVGIFVVLASRVGSAYHLSFPISSRAAFGIFFSLWPIINRVVMAVVWYSVQAYIAATPVSLMLQSIFGNDLPRRIPDHFGSKNATTYDFMCFFIFWVASLPFLWVPPHKIRHLFTVKAILVPFAAFGFLIWAIRKAHGKIALGTLNDSQPHGSAFSWVFLRSIIGCMANFSTMVINAPDFSRFSKHKNSAMWSQLICIPFLFSITCLVGILVTAAGYELYGVNYWSPLDVLQKFLDTAFTSGTRAGVFLISFVFAIAQLGTNISANSLSCGTDMSALLPKYINIRRGSIFCAMMALCICPWNLLATSSKFTMALSAYAIFLSSIAGVVCSDYFVVRRGYIKLTHIYSHRKGSFYMYNNRFGINWRALVGYLCGVAPNLPGFIASVGGPNIKISMGAMKLYYLSYWVGYFLSFISYTALCYFFPVPGTPVKNILRDKGWYQRWANVENFETEWRHMLEREDLYGDDVSIYNHEEEEKFF; encoded by the coding sequence ATGAATTCTCATGATGCTGATGCTTTCGAAGGCCATGCTACTCGCCGTCGAAGCACCGTTGGTCACCATCAGATAAActctgatgatgacgatAGTGACAACTACTATAATGAGACAGGCAGCGGTGGATCCAAGAGGAATCTTAGAAACTTGTTTGGCAGCTCGAAAGAAAGCGACAAGGATGAAGCTGGTGATTCTAATCATGTTGTGACAAATTTGCTGGACGTTACTAGTGTAGACGTTGAGTCCTTCGATGAGGATGAGAAACTAGCAAAGCCAAAGTACAAATCGAGATGGCAGGAGATCTATTACGAGTATATTATTGTGGATAAATCTACCATCGGCACCTCTCTACTGGACTCTTTCATGTACAACCATGACTTGAAGCCTgtagaagaagagagaCGGGTGTGGTCATGGTTCAATTTCGTATACTTCTGGTTGGCTGAGTCCTTCAATATTAACACATGGCAGATCGCTGCAACTGGTTTGCAAATGGGTCTAAACTGGTGGCAATGTTGGGTCTCTATCTGGATCGGCTATTCCTTCGTCGGTATATTCGTAGTACTAGCCTCCAGAGTTGGTTCCGCATACCATTTGTCTTTCCCTATATCTTCCAGAGCTGCCTTcggtatatttttttccttgTGGCCAATTATCAACCGTGTGGTGATGGCTGTTGTCTGGTATTCTGTCCAAGCTTATATAGCCGCTACACCGGTATCTCTTATGCTGCAATCGATTTTTGGTAATGATTTACCTAGAAGAATTCCTGATCATTTTGGCTCAAAGAATGCCACCACCTATGACTTTATgtgtttcttcatcttctggGTAGCCAGTCTTCCTTTCTTGTGGGTTCCACCACACAAAATTAGACATCTATTCACAGTGAAGGCAATTCTTGTCCCATTCGCGGCATTTGGTTTCTTAATTTGGGCTATTAGAAAAGCTCATGGTAAGATCGCATTGGGTACTCTAAATGATTCTCAACCACATGGTTCAGCGTTCTCATGGGTTTTCCTGAGATCTATCATTGGCTGCATGGCTAACTTCTCTACTATGGTCATTAACGCACCTGATTTCTCAAGGTTCTCCAAGCACAAAAACTCTGCCATGTGGTCCCAGCTGATATGTATCCCATTCCTATTTTCCATTACATGTTTGGTGGGTATCTTAGTTACCGCTGCTGGATATGAGTTATACGGTGTCAATTACTGGTCTCCTTTGGACGTGTTGCAAAAATTCCTGGATACAGCTTTTACTAGTGGAACTAGAGCTGGTGTCTTTTTGATCTCATTTGTGTTTGCAATTGCTCAACTGGGTACTAATATTTCAGCCAACTCGCTGTCCTGTGGTACTGATATGTCTGctcttcttccaaagtATATTAACATTAGACGTGGCTCCATCTTCTGTGCAATGATGGCTCTGTGTATCTGTCCATGGAATCTTCTGGCAACATCAAGTAAATTCACAATGGCGTTATCTGCATATGCTATTTTCTTATCCAGTATTGCCGGTGTGGTTTGCTCAGACTACTTTGTTGTTAGAAGAGGTTATATCAAACTAACTCACATCTATTCTCATAGAAAGGGCTCGTTCTATATGTACAACAACAGATTCGGTATCAATTGGAGAGCACTAGTAGGCTACTTATGCGGTGTCGCTCCAAACTTACCAGGATTCATCGCCTCAGTAGGTGGaccaaatatcaaaatttcgATGGGCGCCATGAAATTATATTACTTGAGTTACTGGGTAGGATACTTTTTGAGTTTTATATCCTATACTGCCCTTTGTTATTTCTTCCCAGTTCCAGGAACACCAGTTAAAAACATTTTAAGAGACAAAGGCTGGTACCAGAGATGGGCCAATGTCGAAAACTTCGAGACTGAATGGAGACATATGCTAGAAAGAGAGGACCTATACGGTGACGATGTCAGTATATACAACcatgaggaagaagaaaagtttttttag
- the OST2 gene encoding dolichyl-diphosphooligosaccharide-protein glycotransferase (CAGL0B04499g~Ortholog(s) have role in protein N-linked glycosylation and cytosol, nucleus, oligosaccharyltransferase complex localization) has product MAGPKKVSSSKSSKDAQSGEVFNDFKEAINSSMKAYTTQVEGNNKLKLIDIFCVFLVLVGGIQFLFALLVRDSFPFNAFLAGFIMCVGQFVLLISLRLQILNQIEFPGISSNRAFAEFIIASLTLHFICLHFIN; this is encoded by the coding sequence atggcTGGTCCTAAGAAGGTTTCTAGCAGTAAATCCTCCAAGGATGCTCAATCCGGAGAAGTTTTCAATGACTTCAAAGAGGCCATCAATTCCTCTATGAAGGCTTATACAACGCAGGTAGAAGGCAACAACAAGTTGAAGTTGATAGATATCTTCTGTGTGTTTTTGGTGCTGGTCGGTGGTATACAATTCCTGTTTGCTCTACTGGTTAGAGACAGTTTCCCATTCAATGCTTTCCTTGCTGGTTTCATCATGTGTGTTGGTCAATTCGTCTTGCTGATCTCCTTGAGACTGCAGATTTTGAACCAAATTGAGTTCCCAGGTATCTCGAGCAACAGAGCGTTTGCTGAGTTCATCATTGCAAGTTTGACATTGCACTTCATCTGTCTACATTTCATAAATTGA
- a CDS encoding uncharacterized protein (CAGL0B04455g~Ortholog(s) have L-glutamine transmembrane transporter activity, L-isoleucine transmembrane transporter activity, L-tyrosine transmembrane transporter activity and role in amino acid transmembrane export from vacuole) translates to MASNKPILITITKNNARVFVGTWIEGSNGAHSSSDSPRLKHFGIKKKFKKIIVSSQVVWNCIVRHSKWPHVGNLPNNKWYKDMVTNAHAMEKMALNKSQLLSFNQDYLHLYSHFAGISASPRTTSRCSSIIKYDDNDTCSIGEDVIVKGGISNFKAYILLLKSFVGTGVLLLPNAFKNGGMLFSIILFIFIGIYSFWCYYILSVVKVSTKLSCFGEIGKRIYGTPMKVVILFSLILTQLGFASTGIIFVANNMKPSLEALFHWKDIKYFYLIFCQLILYIPLGLITDIKKFSITTMVSNVLMLSGLSIVFISCCSTLSIQPSEHFVENINYKFNPRNWSLFVGTAIFAFEGIGLIIPVQDSMRHPESFPLVLALVITSSAVIFLAIAIIGYMAFGNGVEVIILQSLSSGNILINLLQLLYSFAIMIATPLQNLPVVTILEDLLFAKIDIDNNNNETLDDCSIEEVSKSNNLMPLTEKKDITTQKEISSTDISEGALLPVLDCFRIVKDVLTNSQVPKVCLRLGITNLVVFLAYFGSGHLEKFVAVIGSLFCIPLVYMIPPALHLKDYSIKKDSGKILKPNIYLDVGLIMIGAISMVYTTYLSIIL, encoded by the coding sequence ATGGCTTCAAATAAACCAATTTTAATTACTATCACAAAGAATAATGCTAGAGTGTTTGTGGGTACTTGGATTGAGGGTAGCAATGGCGCCCACTCATCCTCAGATAGCCCTAGATTAAAACACTTTGgtatcaagaaaaaatttaaaaaaattattgtatCTTCCCAGGTAGTTTGGAATTGTATTGTTAGACATAGTAAATGGCCACACGTTGGCAATTTACCTAACAACAAATGGTATAAGGATATGGTTACTAACGCCCACGCAATGGAAAAAATGGCGCTCAATAAGTCACAGCTCTTGTCTTTCAACCAAGACTACCTGCATCTTTATTCCCACTTTGCTGGAATTTCAGCTAGCCCAAGGACAACTTCACGATGCAGTTCAATTATCAaatatgatgataatgatacaTGTTCCATTGGGGAAGACGTAATTGTTAAGGGCGGCATCTCGAATTTTAAAGCATATATTCTGCTTTTAAAATCATTTGTTGGTACAGGTGTGTTGCTGCTACCCAATGCCTTCAAAAATGGAGGTATGTTGTTTTCTATAATccttttcatctttattGGTATTTATTCCTTTTGGTGTTACTACATTTTATCTGTAGTTAAGGTATCCACCAAATTGTCGTGCTTTGGTGAAATAGGTAAGAGAATCTATGGAACACCCATGAAAGTTGTTATTCTCTTTTCCCTAATTCTCACTCAATTGGGCTTTGCTAGTACTGGCATCATATTTGTTGCCAATAATATGAAGCCCAGTCTGGAAGCTTTATTTCACTGGAAAGATATAAAAtacttttatttgatattctgCCAGTTGATTTTATATATACCATTGGGCCTGATAACTGACATTAAAAAATTCTCAATTACTACAATGGTTTCTAACGTTCTGATGCTATCAGGTCTTTCTattgttttcatttcttgCTGCTCGACTCTCTCGATACAACCTTCTGAACATTTTGTTGAGAACATCAACTACAAATTCAATCCAAGGAACTGGTCTCTCTTTGTCGGCACAGCAATCTTTGCATTTGAAGGTATTGGATTAATTATACCTGTTCAGGACTCAATGAGGCACCCAGAAAGTTTCCCCTTGGTTCTGGCACTCGTTATTACTTCCTCTGCTGTCATCTTTTTAGCAATTGCGATCATCGGCTATATGGCATTTGGCAACGGAGTCGAGGTTATAATTTTACAAAGTCTTTCATCGGGAAACATATTAATTAATCTGTTGCAGCTATTATACTCATTTGCAATAATGATTGCAACTCCACTGCAGAATCTTCCGGTGGTTACTATCTTAGAAGACCTATTATTTGCCAAAATTGATATagataacaataacaatgaaACTTTAGATGACTGTTCAATCGAGGAAGTGTCAAAATCTAATAATTTGATGCCACTAACGGAGAAGAAAGATATAACTACCCAAAAAGAGATATCATCGACTGACATTTCTGAAGGTGCACTTTTGCCTGTCCTCGACTGCTTCAGAATAGTAAAAGACGTGCTGACAAACAGTCAGGTACCAAAAGTGTGTTTGAGACTTGGTATTACTAATTTAGTCGTGTTTTTGGCCTACTTTGGCTCTGGACATCTGGAGAAATTTGTCGCAGTAATTGGCTCTTTATTTTGTATTCCATTGGTATATATGATTCCCCCAGCGCTGCATTTAAAAGATTACAGTATCAAGAAAGACTCAGGTAAAATACTCAAGCCTAACATTTACCTTGACGTTGGTTTAATAATGATTGGGGCTATTAGTATGGTATACACCACCTATTTAAGTataattttgtaa
- the RAS1 gene encoding Ras family GTPase RAS1 (CAGL0B04521g~Ortholog(s) have CTP binding, GDP binding, GTP binding, GTPase activity, UTP binding activity): MNKPSIREYKLVVVGGGGVGKSALTIQLVHSHFVDEYDPTIEDSYRKQVVIDDKVTILDILDTAGQEEYSAMREQYMRTGEGFLLVYSVTSRTSFEELITYYQQIQRVKDVEYIPVVVVGNKSDLETERQVSFEEGASLAKQLNAPFLETSAKQAINVEDAFYTLVRLVRDDGGKYNKYLEKTQDGNTGAGAKDHSTSNMATSANNYNSQMNNAQSAGMGGEYKGSSNSMNNNSMRNSNGHMEGANNAMDSYNKGTAGNDMYGQDTNMDSSRMNQQSTSAANNMNSSSGANRANNQQNRSSGNTGNDGRQARAQQSSQSENKITENKTKESGGGCCVIC, encoded by the coding sequence ATGAACAAGCCAAGTATCAGGGAGTACAAGCTAGTGgttgttggtggtggtggtgttggTAAGTCTGCGCTGACCATACAGCTGGTGCACTCGCATTTTGTCGACGAGTATGATCCGACCATTGAGGACTCCTACAGAAAGCAAGTGGTGATAGATGACAAGGTCACGATACTGGATATCCTGGATACCGCCGGGCAGGAGGAGTACTCTGCGATGCGCGAGCAGTACATGCGCACTGGGGAAGGGTTTCTTCTGGTGTACTCGGTTACGTCCCGGACGTCGTTTGAGGAACTGATCACGTACTACCAGCAGATCCAGCGGGTGAAGGACGTGGAGTACATTCCCGTAGTGGTTGTCGGTAACAAGTCTGATCTGGAGACGGAGAGACAGGTGTCGTTCGAGGAAGGTGCCAGCCTGGCCAAGCAGCTGAACGCTCCTTTCCTGGAGACATCTGCAAAACAGGCGATAAATGTCGAAGATGCGTTCTATACGCTGGTGAGGTTAGTGAGAGATGACGGTGGGAAATACAACAAGTACCTGGAAAAGACACAGGACGGCAACACCGGTGCCGGTGCCAAGGACCACAGCACATCGAACATGGCCACCTCCGCCAACAATTACAACAGCCAGATGAACAATGCCCAATCAGCAGGTATGGGCGGCGAGTACAAGGGATCAAGCAACTCTatgaacaacaacagcatGAGAAATAGCAACGGTCACATGGAAGGCGCAAATAACGCAATGGACTCTTACAACAAGGGCACAGCGGGCAACGACATGTACGGACAGGACACTAACATGGACAGCAGCAGAATGAACCAGCAATCCACTTCCGCAGCAAATAACATGAATAGTAGTTCGGGTGCTAACAGAGCCAACAACCAGCAAAATAGGAGCTCAGGAAACACAGGAAATGATGGAAGACAGGCGAGGGCACAACAATCATCACAATCTGAGAACAAAATTACGGAAAACAAGACGAAAGAGAGCGGAGGTGGATGCTGTGTCATATGCTGA
- the CHS3 gene encoding chitin synthase CHS3 (CAGL0B04389g~Putative class IV chitin synthase; mutants display a significantly thickened cell wall mannoprotein layer; mutants are delayed in cell wall formation during protoplast regeneration) — protein sequence MVGYEDDDYYVGFSRDQESFIRSRNGNSLSMKRTSMPTRQGSLVRPERNRFDDPNNPHHYYVKTAEQQRSHLSVLPSSTGVAPGIARNSGSQRSDRSRLGRLGRSYYNGEEDDFYYPMQDLSKDRSGDSRYNPEADYPDRTALNSDDVANKNDNEGYEDEENDFDNSTDVENHLISNRPTSELKPKAESTRSLWMIYCYVVTFWAVPPLLSLFGMPEKARQRAWREKMGLLSIIAYIGAIVAYITFGFTKTVCGEQKLRLKNNSVSKEFSIINGQAFKLDSGTHPELLGLEVDSTGLYGPWSAAGKDASFLFQNVNGNCHGLITPKEDCTIPHNDNGDLAWYFPCKLFNQDGSSKPNFTVEYSPGWDCHTSDAEREAFYSLKSAAEVYFTWDGIKNSSRNLAVFNGHVLDLDLLDWLETDQLNVPSMFDDLKTSSLQGYDLSLILSTDHEKKVARCLTEIIRVGEVDSKSVGCIASDVVLYVSLVFILSVVVTKFLIACYFRWFVARNQGAYPVDNKTMDQHLKQVEDWSENIYSQGPIKTVQPEQRPKRKTRRRRSTIDLIRKKSSNFLNLTESVIDFDGGDGDGTDGPAISGMTTMTLQNNWNTNNLNKETQAKNSSPFFSYGNNSKINQLDASIIHPDIVQQPPVDFMPFGYPLAHTICFVTCYSEDEIGLRTTLDSLSTTDYPNSHKLIMVVCDGLIKGSGNDLTTPEIALGMMDDFITQPDDVLPYSYVAVASGTKRHNMAKIYAGFYKYDDSTVPVEKQQRVPMITIVKCGTPEEQGSAKPGNRGKRDSQVILMSFLQKITFDERMTELEYQLLRNIWQITGLMAEFYETVLMVDADTKVYPDSLTHMMAEMVRDPLIMGLCGETKIANKGQSWVTAIQVFEYYISHHQAKAFESVFGSVTCLPGCFSIYRIKSPKGADGYWVPILSNPDIVERYSDNVTDTLHKKNLLLLGEDRYLSSLMLKTFPKRKQVFVPKAACKTIAPDEFKVLLSQRRRWINSTVHNLFELVLIKDLCGTFCFSMQFVILIELIGTLVLPLAICFTIYVVIFAIVSHPTPIITLILLAIILGLPGMIVVITATSWSYLGWMFCYLIALPIWNFVLPSYAYWKFDDFSWGDTRTIAGGNKGAGGHGEEDGEFDHSKVKMRTWREFAREESDI from the coding sequence ATGGTAGGATACGAAGATGATGACTATTATGTTGGGTTCTCGAGGGACCAGGAGTCGTTCATACGATCTCGGAATGGGAATAGCTTGAGTATGAAGCGGACCTCGATGCCTACTCGACAGGGCTCTCTGGTGAGACCAGAGAGGAATAGATTCGATGATCCCAACAACCCACATCATTACTATGTCAAGACAGCAGAGCAGCAGAGAAGCCATTTAAGTGTTCTACCGTCATCCACAGGCGTAGCTCCTGGGATCGCAAGAAACTCTGGGTCTCAGAGATCTGATAGATCAAGGCTTGGTAGATTAGGTAGGAGCTACTACAACGGCGAAGAAGATGACTTTTACTATCCAATGCAAGATCTCAGTAAAGATAGGAGTGGGGACTCAAGATACAATCCGGAAGCAGATTACCCAGATCGGACGGCTTTAAATAGTGACGATGTGGCTAATAAGAACGACAATGAAGGttatgaagatgaagagaatGATTTTGACAATAGTACCGATGTAGAAAATCATCTTATCAGTAATAGGCCAACTTCTGAGCTAAAACCAAAAGCGGAAAGTACTAGATCACTCTGGATGATTTACTGCTATGTAGTAACATTCTGGGCTGTCCCACCTCTCCTGTCTTTATTTGGAATGCCTGAGAAGGCCAGACAAAGGGCTTGGAGAGAGAAAATGGGATTACTCTCCATAATTGCTTATATTGGTGCCATTGTTGCATATATTACATTTGGTTTCACCAAGACAGTATGCGGGGAACAAAAATTAAGACTCAAAAATAACAGTGTTAGTAAAGAGTTTTCCATTATAAATGGCCAGGCTTTTAAACTCGACTCAGGAACACACCCAGAATTACTAGGACTTGAAGTAGACTCCACAGGATTGTACGGGCCATGGTCTGCTGCAGGAAAGGATGCCTCCTTCTTGTTCCAAAATGTTAACGGAAATTGCCATGGCCTAATTACCCCAAAGGAGGATTGCACGATACCACATAACGATAATGGAGACTTAGCATGGTATTTTCCTTGCAAATTATTCAATCAAGATGGGTCATCTAAACCTAACTTCACAGTTGAATACTCTCCCGGCTGGGATTGTCATACCTCTGATGCTGAAAGAGAAGCTTTTTACTCCTTAAAAAGTGCAGCTGAGGTTTATTTCACTTGGGATGGGATTAAAAACAGCTCCAGAAACCTAGCAGTTTTCAATGGTCACGTTCTTGATCTAGATCTTCTTGATTGGTTAGAAACAGACCAGTTAAATGTTCCATCGATGTTTGATGATTTGAAGACCTCTTCGTTGCAAGGTTATGATTTGTCCTTAATTTTGTCAACTGATcatgaaaagaaagtagCCAGATGTCTAACAGAGATAATAAGAGTGGGTGAAGTTGATTCTAAGTCAGTTGGTTGTATTGCATCAGATGTGGTACTATATGTGTCTTTGGTGTTCATTCTCTCAGTAGTAGtaacaaaatttttgattgCATGTTACTTCCGTTGGTTTGTGGCTAGAAACCAGGGTGCTTACCCTGTTGATAACAAAACGATGGACCAACATTTGAAGCAAGTTGAGGATTGGtctgaaaatatttacTCTCAAGGTCCAATTAAGACAGTTCAACCGGAGCAAAGACCTAAAAggaaaacaagaagaagaagatcaacaaTTGATCTgatcagaaagaaaagttcAAACTTCCTGAATTTGACCGAATCTGTGATAGATTTCGATGGTGGTGACGGTGATGGTACCGATGGACCAGCTATATCTGGGATGACTACTATGACATTGCAAAATAACTGGAATACTAACAACCTCAATAAAGAAACACAAGCAAAAAATTCTTCACCATTTTTTAGTTATGGGAATAATAGTAAAATTAACCAGTTAGATGCATCTATAATACATCCTGATATTGTTCAACAACCTCCAGTTGATTTCATGCCATTTGGTTATCCATTAGCTCACAcaatttgttttgttaCGTGTTATTCGGAAGATGAGATCGGTCTGAGAACAACTTTAGATTCTTTATCAACAACCGATTATCCAAACTCTCACAAATTAATAATGGTTGTTTGTGATGGTTTAATTAAAGGTTCTGGTAATGATTTAACTACACCAGAAATAGCCTTGGGTATGATGGACGATTTTATTACACAACCTGACGATGTTCTGCCATATTCATATGTTGCTGTTGCATCAGGTACTAAGAGACATAATATGGCTAAGATTTATGCAGGATTCTACAAATATGATGACTCTACTGTCCCAGTTGAGAAACAGCAAAGAGTTCCTATGATTACTATTGTAAAGTGTGGTACTCCAGAGGAACAAGGGTCTGCAAAACCAGGTAACCGTGGTAAGCGTGACTCTCAAGTCATACTTATGTCATTTTTACAAAAGATTACTTTCGATGAGAGAATGACTGAGTTGGAATATCAACTATTGAGAAACATCTGGCAAATTACCGGTTTGATGGCTGAATTTTATGAAACAGTATTAATGGTTGATGCTGATACGAAGGTTTATCCTGACTCATTAACACATATGATGGCAGAAATGGTTAGAGACCCTCTTATCATGGGTTTGTGTGGTGAGACCAAGATTGCCAACAAGGGACAGTCTTGGGTGACTGCAATTCAAGTgtttgaatattatatttctcATCATCAAGCAAAGGCTTTTGAATCTGTCTTTGGCTCTGTGACATGTTTGCCCGGGTGTTTTTCCATCTACAGAATTAAATCTCCTAAAGGAGCTGATGGCTATTGGGTACCCATATTGTCCAATCCTGATATTGTAGAGAGGTATTCTGATAATGTAACAGATACATTGCATAAGAAGAATCTGCTACTTTTGGGTGAGGACAGATATCTGTCATCGTTGATGTTAAAGACTTTCcctaaaagaaaacaagtCTTTGTACCTAAGGCTGCATGTAAAACTATTGCGCCAGATGAATTCAAAGTGCTATTGTCTCAACGTCGTAGATGGATTAATTCAACTGTTCATAATTTGTTTGAATTAGTTTTGATCAAGGATTTGTGTGGTACATTTTGCTTCTCCATGCAATTTGTGATCTTGATTGAATTGATTGGTACTCTAGTTTTACCACTAGCTATTTGTTTCACTATTTATGTTGTTATCTTTGCCATTGTTTCTCATCCAACTCCAATCATtactttaattttattggCGATTATTTTAGGATTGCCAGGTATGATTGTTGTTATTACAGCAACTTCCTGGTCTTATCTAGGTTGGATGTTCTGTTATTTGATTGCACTTCCAATCTGGAACTTTGTTTTACCATCATATGCATACTGgaaatttgatgatttttCATGGGGTGATACAAGAACAATTGCGGGAGGTAATAAGGGAGCTGGTGGGCATGGTGAAGAAGACGGTGAATTTGATCATAGTAAAGTTAAGATGCGTACTTGGAGGGAGTTTGCTCGTGAGGAATCTGATATTTGA